The genomic window GGCACACCACGTGCGGGGTCAGCGCGCAGGGCGGGTTCTCGGCGCGGTTGAAATCCAGCTGCAGCACGCCGTTGCTGGGCAGTGACGCGTACAGATAGCGGGCGCCACCATAGGTTTCCCGGCCGCTGGTGCGGTCGGACAACAGGAAGAACAGGCGCTGCGATTCCGGCGCCGCTTCATCCAGTACCGGCTGCAGGTGATAACTGCGCCCGCCGACCTCGAACACCGCCTCACCCGGCACCAGCGCCGGCAGCGGCGTGCCTATCGAGGTCAGCAGCACCGCCTGCTTGGGCTTGGGGAAGGGATTCCAGCGCGCACGCACGTTCCATTTCAGATCCACCGGGAAGTGCTCGATGCCACTGAACGCCAGCCGGCGCGGCGACTGCGGGTCACGGAAGCGCCACCCCAGGATGTTGCCGGTGCGCACCAGGTAGAACTCGGACGCGCCCACCTGCACACGGCTGGCCTCGTTGACGTGGGCAACCCCAGGCACCAGCTCCGCCTGCTGCAGCGGCTGGCCGTTCATCCGCGCCTGCGCGCGCGTGTTGATGTCGATGCTGGCTTTGCCGTCGTTGCTCACCTGCAGGAAACCCAGGTCGGCCGGGCCGCCGGGC from Stenotrophomonas nitritireducens includes these protein-coding regions:
- a CDS encoding DUF1684 domain-containing protein encodes the protein MDGCFGGSVGVYRLLGVALLVMVLGACNAPGNGVSAAGERQYLRDVERWRAQRLASLRAPEGWLSYTGSGRLKAGAYRVGSATTNDIVLPGGPADLGFLQVSNDGKASIDINTRAQARMNGQPLQQAELVPGVAHVNEASRVQVGASEFYLVRTGNILGWRFRDPQSPRRLAFSGIEHFPVDLKWNVRARWNPFPKPKQAVLLTSIGTPLPALVPGEAVFEVGGRSYHLQPVLDEAAPESQRLFFLLSDRTSGRETYGGARYLYASLPSNGVLQLDFNRAENPPCALTPHVVCPIAPAINRLDLAVTAGEKFQYLAQ